In Haloarchaeobius litoreus, the following are encoded in one genomic region:
- a CDS encoding DnaJ domain-containing protein, producing MADDDMDFYELLEIDEDASQDEVKEAFRSKVREYHPDLNDDPDAPAQFNALKKAYETLNDSSERNAYDRLGHRDYVAKRIGGFPSGDIWGSRSSESGDSADSTSRSSGSSGGSRTTSRPTGSTRSSSSRSSGSRSGSSRSGSSRSSGSRSSAGSAAQSATSNTSQRTSRSRSSATGSASSQSSGGSTASTSTNGGHATTGTRTSPATGTGTGGWTDNALFNWWNDLSLGWPLMLSAVLLYVGGLVQYGLAHEGGLSTLADRLRAAGTDTAALQAALVESRHGLTQPATFIVEAGALVTEPPLPTQQWYGVLAGLVGVTVLAFGLNRAFRARRPYKWVTINETVGVSLAVAIAAGAYGGPLLAGALVMPLVYLVIIRHTRMAFQFKPTYLYVVGVSAPLVGLVLDAAEAAPMLAVDLAVMVLPLLSVVILLLSAFVRPKVAARF from the coding sequence ATGGCTGACGACGATATGGACTTCTACGAACTTCTCGAGATAGACGAGGACGCCTCCCAGGACGAGGTGAAGGAGGCGTTCCGCTCGAAGGTCCGGGAGTACCATCCGGACCTCAACGACGACCCCGACGCCCCCGCCCAGTTCAACGCCCTGAAGAAGGCCTACGAGACCCTCAACGACTCCTCGGAGCGGAACGCCTACGACCGACTCGGACACAGGGACTACGTCGCGAAGCGCATCGGCGGCTTCCCCTCCGGCGATATCTGGGGTAGCCGGTCGAGCGAGAGCGGCGACTCCGCCGACTCGACGAGTCGGTCGAGCGGCTCCTCGGGCGGTTCACGGACCACGAGTCGCCCCACCGGCTCGACACGCTCGAGCAGCAGTCGGTCGAGCGGGAGCCGTTCAGGGAGCAGCCGCTCGGGCAGCAGCCGCTCCAGCGGGAGCCGGTCCTCGGCGGGCTCCGCCGCCCAGTCCGCGACCTCGAACACGTCCCAGCGGACGAGCCGGTCACGAAGCAGCGCGACGGGGAGCGCATCGTCGCAGAGTAGCGGCGGGTCGACCGCGAGCACATCGACCAACGGCGGCCACGCGACCACCGGCACCCGGACCTCGCCCGCAACGGGCACCGGAACCGGCGGCTGGACCGACAACGCGCTGTTCAACTGGTGGAACGACCTGAGCCTCGGCTGGCCGCTCATGCTCTCGGCGGTCCTCCTCTACGTCGGCGGGCTCGTCCAGTACGGGCTGGCCCACGAGGGCGGCCTCTCGACACTCGCTGACCGCCTGCGCGCCGCCGGCACCGATACCGCCGCGCTGCAGGCCGCCCTCGTCGAGTCGCGGCACGGCCTCACCCAGCCCGCGACGTTCATCGTCGAGGCGGGTGCGCTGGTGACCGAGCCACCGCTGCCGACACAGCAGTGGTACGGCGTACTCGCCGGACTGGTCGGCGTCACCGTCCTCGCGTTCGGCCTCAACCGGGCGTTCCGTGCCCGGCGGCCGTACAAGTGGGTGACCATCAACGAGACCGTCGGCGTCTCGCTCGCCGTCGCCATCGCGGCCGGCGCGTACGGCGGGCCACTGCTGGCCGGCGCGCTCGTCATGCCGCTGGTCTACCTGGTCATCATCCGTCACACCCGGATGGCGTTCCAGTTCAAGCCCACGTACCTCTACGTCGTCGGCGTCTCCGCCCCGCTCGTCGGCCTCGTGCTCGACGCGGCCGAGGCCGCGCCCATGCTCGCCGTGGACCTCGCCGTGATGGTCCTGCCGCTGCTCTCGGTCGTGATACTCCTCCTGAGTGCCTTCGTGCGGCCGAAGGTCGCGGCCCGCTTCTGA
- a CDS encoding uracil-DNA glycosylase family protein has product MENVTDRVSNPFDMRPPAEYPPVDDGPAAVPGYGDANADFHVVGASPADHGGETTGVPFTETEGARRLQGVLHDVGFLADRYSDAPEPTNLFLSYLFMPQLPEGRMPTAEDYEFMERFFDAEFRAINAHVILPVGPTAIDRVLREYTTLRRRFPEPIDDRAIHATEVRGRGFLVVPVADPETWDDEEATALRERLRALLDSDYRQTKGVATLVG; this is encoded by the coding sequence GTGGAGAACGTAACGGACCGGGTGTCGAACCCGTTCGACATGCGCCCGCCCGCGGAGTACCCGCCGGTCGACGACGGCCCCGCTGCCGTCCCCGGGTACGGCGACGCCAACGCCGACTTCCACGTCGTCGGCGCGTCGCCGGCCGACCACGGCGGCGAGACGACGGGTGTCCCGTTCACCGAGACCGAGGGCGCGCGCCGACTGCAGGGTGTGCTACACGACGTGGGCTTCCTCGCGGACCGGTACAGCGACGCGCCGGAGCCGACGAACCTGTTCCTGAGCTACCTGTTCATGCCCCAGTTGCCCGAGGGGCGGATGCCGACGGCCGAGGACTACGAGTTCATGGAGCGCTTCTTCGACGCGGAGTTCCGGGCCATCAACGCCCACGTCATCCTCCCCGTCGGCCCGACGGCCATCGACCGGGTGCTTCGGGAGTACACCACGCTCCGACGGCGGTTCCCGGAGCCGATCGACGACCGGGCCATCCACGCGACCGAGGTCCGTGGGCGCGGTTTCCTCGTCGTGCCGGTGGCCGACCCCGAGACGTGGGACGACGAGGAGGCGACGGCGCTGCGCGAGCGACTCCGGGCCCTCCTCGACTCGGACTACCGACAGACCAAGGGCGTCGCGACGCTGGTCGGCTGA
- a CDS encoding peroxidase-related enzyme (This protein belongs to a clade of uncharacterized proteins related to peroxidases such as the alkylhydroperoxidase AhpD.), giving the protein MSDDIPAMTRFPVPDVDELPDDLRERIDEEEARAGFVPNVFLAYGYKPSHFRAFFDYYDALVEDTALEREEVEMIVVAVSGANDCYYCNVAHGALVRIYADDPHLADQLVSNHRIADINDAHRAMLDLAVKLTEEPAEVDEADFESLRDHGFSQEAIWDIGSVAAFFNLSNRMAHLADMRPNAEFHTMGR; this is encoded by the coding sequence ATGAGCGACGACATCCCAGCGATGACGCGGTTCCCGGTCCCGGACGTCGACGAACTCCCCGACGACCTGCGCGAACGCATCGACGAGGAGGAAGCGCGCGCCGGCTTCGTCCCGAACGTCTTCCTCGCCTACGGCTACAAGCCCTCGCACTTCCGGGCCTTCTTCGACTACTACGACGCGCTCGTCGAGGACACCGCACTCGAACGCGAGGAGGTCGAGATGATCGTCGTCGCGGTCAGCGGCGCGAACGACTGCTACTACTGCAACGTCGCCCACGGCGCGCTCGTCCGCATCTACGCCGACGACCCGCACCTCGCCGACCAGCTCGTCTCCAACCACCGAATCGCGGACATCAACGACGCCCACCGCGCCATGCTCGACCTCGCCGTGAAGCTCACCGAGGAGCCGGCGGAAGTCGACGAGGCTGACTTCGAAAGCCTCCGCGACCACGGCTTCTCGCAGGAGGCCATCTGGGACATCGGGAGCGTCGCCGCCTTCTTCAACCTCTCGAACAGGATGGCACATCTGGCCGACATGCGCCCGAACGCCGAGTTCCACACGATGGGCAGATAA
- a CDS encoding Lrp/AsnC family transcriptional regulator: MRQLDDTDLEILRLLLEDASRTYSDIAEIVDVSPPTVSDRIDRLREMGVIRRFTIDVDSSKLNDGVSVLVEAELSPTADDGVVDRFAALEDVEHAFLTADSRVFLNANVPKGDVRQLLAGGVDLELVEHFDVSLLVQSEWRPKIKDHDASDEAGLEQTVRQ; the protein is encoded by the coding sequence ATGCGCCAGCTGGACGACACCGACCTGGAGATCCTCCGCCTGCTCCTCGAGGACGCGAGCAGGACGTACAGCGACATCGCGGAAATCGTCGACGTCTCCCCGCCGACGGTCTCCGACAGAATCGACCGCCTGCGCGAGATGGGCGTCATCCGCCGGTTCACCATCGACGTGGACAGCTCGAAGCTCAACGACGGCGTCTCCGTGCTCGTCGAGGCCGAGCTCTCGCCGACCGCCGACGACGGCGTCGTCGACCGGTTCGCCGCGCTCGAAGACGTCGAGCACGCGTTCCTCACGGCGGACTCGCGGGTGTTCCTCAACGCCAACGTTCCCAAGGGAGACGTTCGCCAGCTCCTCGCGGGCGGTGTCGACCTCGAACTCGTCGAGCACTTCGACGTGAGCCTGCTCGTCCAGTCCGAGTGGCGGCCGAAGATCAAGGACCACGACGCCAGCGACGAGGCCGGACTCGAACAGACCGTTCGGCAGTGA
- a CDS encoding heavy-metal-associated domain-containing protein, with translation MATRIRVNGMTYETHAEVVEKAILLADGVDSVETDIDEFTATVEGDADVDDIVEKVEMAGYDAEPL, from the coding sequence ATGGCGACGCGCATCCGCGTCAACGGCATGACCTACGAGACACACGCAGAAGTCGTCGAAAAGGCGATCCTGCTGGCCGACGGCGTCGACTCCGTCGAGACCGATATCGACGAGTTCACCGCGACGGTCGAGGGCGACGCCGACGTCGACGACATCGTCGAGAAGGTAGAGATGGCCGGCTACGACGCGGAACCACTCTGA
- a CDS encoding SPW repeat domain-containing protein: MDRDRRDERADHGANPGERGKWLSALIALLGLWMIAQALGLTLTEAQFWNDVLVGALLVGVGGYNYSRQADERFANVAVALIAVVAGLWLIAAPFMLGADSGLTETTNEFGFYNDIVVGLLAVGLGAYSAYQAQERQQDTRRTEA, encoded by the coding sequence ATGGACAGAGACCGTCGCGATGAACGCGCTGACCACGGGGCGAATCCGGGTGAACGTGGCAAATGGCTCTCGGCACTGATTGCACTTCTCGGACTCTGGATGATCGCACAGGCCCTCGGATTGACCCTCACCGAAGCGCAGTTCTGGAACGACGTCCTTGTCGGTGCGCTCCTGGTCGGCGTCGGGGGGTACAACTACTCGCGGCAAGCGGACGAACGGTTTGCGAACGTCGCGGTCGCCCTGATCGCCGTCGTAGCCGGCCTCTGGTTGATCGCGGCACCGTTCATGCTGGGTGCCGACTCCGGGCTCACCGAGACGACTAACGAGTTCGGGTTCTACAACGACATAGTCGTCGGGTTGCTTGCAGTGGGTCTCGGTGCCTACAGTGCGTACCAGGCCCAGGAACGCCAGCAGGACACTCGCCGAACAGAAGCCTGA